GCGCCGCCGCGACTTCCAGCAGCAGCTCGACGACCCCAGCATCCGCGCCATCTTCTGCGCCCGCGGCGGCTACGGCACCGCCCGCATCGTAGACGGGCTTGACCTCGAGCGGTTTGCGCAGCACCCGAAGTGGGTGGCCGGCTTTTCCGACGTTACCGTGCTCAACTGCCACTTGCTGCGCCGGGGCTTCGCCAGCCTGCACAGCCCGGTGCCGGTGCTGTTCAACCAGCCCGGCGGCGAGGAGGCCTTGGAGAGCCTGCGCCGCGCCCTGTTCGGCGAAGCCGACGCCGGCCTGGGGGCCCCAGTGCACCCCCTCAACCGGCCCGGCACGGCCACCGGGGCCCTGGTGGGCGGCAACCTCAGCCTGCTGCACACGCTCACGGGCACGGGCTCGCAGGCCAGCTTCGCGAGTCGGATTTTGTTTATCGAAGACCTCGACGAGTACCTCTACCACATCGACCGGATGCTGCTGCACCTGCACCGCAGCGGCCAGCTGGCGGGCCTGGCCGGGCTGGTAGTGGGCCACTTCTCGCAGATGCACGACAACGCCATCCCCTTCGGCCACTCAGCCCTGGAAATCATCAACAACTACGCCCAGCTGTACAACTTCCCCGTCGGCTACGGCTTCGCCGTGGGCCACGAGGCCGATAACAGGGCCCTGGTGGTGGGCCGCGCAGCGACCCTGACGGTGGACGCCGCCGGGGCCCGACTGACGTATCTCAATGCATTATAGGAACGCTCAAAAGCCGTCATGCTGAGCGCAGCCGAAGCATCTTTACTGCTCAACTAATCATGGTTTACTGCTGCGGGAGAGATGCTTCGGCTGCGCGGACGCCAGATGAGCATGACGGCCTTTGATGACGGTCTTTCACGAAAAAGCCCCGCGTTGGCGGGGCTTTTTTTGGTGAAAGGCTGCTATAAATCAATCCACGTACAGGGTTTGCAGCATCGTTTGGCCCACCGCTTTCAGGGTTTTGCGGTCGATGATGCTCATATTGTCGCCGGTGGCGTGGTGGTAGGCGGGGAAGATGTCCACGCTGTTGTTGTAGTGGTAGATGTCGATGGTGGGTACGCCGGCCTTGTTGGCGAATACGTGGTCGTCGGTGATGCCGCCGGTGTCCTGGTAGCGGAAGTAATCGGAGTAGCCGAGGCGGGCGGCGGTGTTCCAGATTTTGTTCAGGGGCCCCAGGGCGTTTTCGCGCGAGGTGCCCTCGCGGGTGAAGACGCCGCCCTTGGCGCCCACCATGTCGAGCAGCACGCCGTACTCGGCCTTGTAGCCGGCGGGCAGCAGGTGCGCGGCCCAATATTGCGAGCCCAGGCACCACGACGACGTGGTGGCGCTTTCCTCCAGCTGGTCCTTCAGGTCAGCCTGGGTGGTGGTTTCGTAGCCCCAGTCCTCGGCGTCGAAGAAGATAAAATCGACGCCCACGGCGGGGGCTAGGCTGTCGGGCTGTTGGCTGAGCACGCGGGCCATTTCCAGGGCCACGGCCACGGCGCTGGCCCCGTCGGAGGCGCCGTCCATGGGCGCGTTCTTGTGCACCTTGTCGGCGTCGGCAAAGGGGCGCGTGTCCCAGTGGCCGAAGATGGCCACCCGGCGCGCGGCCTGCGGCTGAAATTGGGCGATGATGTTGCGGCCGTGGATGTTAGTACCGTCAAACGTCATGGCGTCGAACGGCTGCTGCAACACCTTCAACTTGTAGCCTTTGAGCTTGGCCACCAGCCAGTCGCCGCAGGCAATGTGCGCCTTCGAGTTGGGCACCCGGGGCCCAAACGCCACCTGCTTGGCCGTGAAGGCGTAGGCCGAATCGGCGTTGAAGGCCGGGGCTTTGGGCAGCGGCGCCTCGGGGGCCGCGGCGTCGGTGCCGGCGTCGGGGGTTTTGCTGGGGCAGGCGGTGAGTAGCAGCAGGCCCGCCAAAGCGGCCAGGGGAAGGCGAAGGAAACGCATGGATTGGGGTGAATCGATTATACGAGCAGCCGTTATACTACAAGGTGCTATATATGCAAAGGGCCGTTCGAAAGGCCGTCATGCAGAGCGCAGCGAAGCATCTTTTTCGCGGCGGTAATTGATTAGTTACGCAGGAAAGATGCTTCGCTGCGCTCTGCATGACGGCCCGATGGCAACGGCCTAATGACACGACGGCCTAACGCGGTGAATGACAAATTTCGCGCCGGGGCCCTAGTCCTCGCTGTAGGCCCACTCCACGCCGGCCTTGGTGTCTTTGATGACGATGCCCTGGTCCTTGAGGGCGGCGCGGATGACGTCCACTTTGTCGTAGGCTTTGTCGGCCTTGGCTTCGGAGTAAAAGCCCAGCGTGAGGGCCAGCAGCTCCTCGGCGTTGGCGCGGGGCTCGTCGCGCAGGCCCAGCACGTCGGTCACCAGGGCCCGGTAGGCGGTGGCGGCGGCGGCCAGGGCGGCGTCGCTCACGCCGGCGCGGGCGGCGGGCGTGGTGGCCAGCGCGTTGAATTTGCGCAGCAGGTTGAACAGCGCCGCGATGCTACGGGCCGTGTTCAGGTCGTCGTCCAGGCCCACCCACAGGTCGGCGGTGAGCTTGGTTAGCTCGGCGTTGTCTTTAGTTGTTGGTTGTTCGTTGTCAGTTGTTGGGCCGTTTTTTTGGGCCCCTGCCTGGCCGTCTTGCCCACTGACAGCTGACAACGAACTACTAACAACTAATTTATCCAGCAGGCGCAGGCCGTTCATCAGCTTGCGGTAGCCTTTGCGGGCGGCTTGCAGGGCGTCGTCGCTCACGTCGACGGGGCTGCGGTAGTGGGCTTGCAGCAGGAAGAAGCGCACCACCATGGGCGAATACGCCTGGCTGAGGCCGCCGGTGGGGCCCGCAAACAAGTTGGTGAGGGTGATGAAGTTGCCCGTCGACTTGCTCATCTTGGCGCCGCCTACGGTAATCATGTTGTTGTGCATCCACACGCGGGCCTCGTCGGTGTGGCTGTGGCTGCCCTGGCTCTGGGCAATTTCGCACTCGTGGTGCGGAAACATCAGGTCGAGCCCGCCGCCGTGGATGTCGAACTCGGCACCCAAGTACTTGCGGCTCATGGCCGAGCATTCGAGGTGCCAGCCGGGGAAGCCTTCGCCCCAGGGCGAGGGCCAGCGCATGATGTGCTCGGGCGCAGCGTTTTTCCAGAGGGCAAAATCGAGCGGGCTGCGCTTCTCGTCCTGGCCGGCCAGCGTGTCGCGGGTGCCGGCGAGCTGGTCCTCAATGCTGCGGTTCGCGAGCTTGCCGTAGCGCCCGGCTTTGTCGTGCTGCGCGTCGTACTTGGGCACGTCGAAGTACACCGAGCCGTTCACCTCGTAGGCCAGGCCGTTGGCGATGATTTCCTCCACCAGCCCGATTTGCTCGGTGATGTGGCCGCTGGCCTGGGGCTCGATGTCGGGCGGCAGGCAGCCGAGCTGGGCCATGTGGGCGCGGTAGCGGTTGGCGAAGTGCTGGGCCACCTGCATGGGCTCGAGGCGCTGGGCACGGGCGGCTTTGGCGAGCTTGTCTTCGCCGGTGTCGGCGTCGCTTTCAAGGTGGCCCACGTCGGTGATGTTGCGCACGTAGCGCACGGTGTGGCCGAGGTAGCGCAGGTAGCGCGTGAGCACGTCGAACACCACGGGGCCCCGGGCGTTGCCCAGGTGGGCCTCGCTGTACACGGTGGGCCCGCACAAGTACACGCCCACCACGGGCGGCTGAATGGGCACGAAGGGCGCTTTGGCGCGGGTAAGCGTATTATAAAGAGTCAGCGACATGAAAATCAGAAAGTCAGAAAGCGAGCAACCGGCGACCGGTCCGGTTCGTTCGGTGGCGGGCGGCGCAAAGTTCGGCAATTTGTGCGCTTCGGGCCCAACGCAAAAAACCCCACCCCCGGCCCATGCCGCTTGATGCGCGGAATCCGGTGGGGTGGGGTTAGCGGGGCCCCAGTAGGTACAGGGCTTCCACCGGGAAATGGTCGGACCACAAAATCTCGTCGTGCACGCGGCAGCCCAGCACCTGCCACTGCGGGCTGGCAAACTGCTGGTCAATGCGCAGGCCGGGCAGGCGGCCGTGGTAGGTGGCGCCCAGGCCGAGGCCCACGGCGGCCCAGGCGTTGGTGAGGGCCCCGGCGAATTGGTCGTAAGGGTACGAGTAGGGCAGGTCGTTGAAGTCGCCGGCCAGCAGCACCGGGTAGGGCGAGCGGCGCACGCGGGCCAGCACGGTATCGGTTTGCCAGGCGCGGGCCACGGCCCCGTTGCGGAAGCGGCGCAGCAAATTGGGGGCCTTGTCGCGCAGGCCGGCCTTGGTGGTGGAGGCGTCCACGATGTCGCCCTCGGCCAGGCTCATGCTTTGCAGGTGCAGGTTGAAGACGCGGATGGTATCAGCGCGCGGCTGGCCGGGGCCCGCGGAACCTGCGGGGCGGGCCAGGTCGGCCCACATGGCGTGGTTCTGGCTGATTTTGCCGAACGGGATGGTGCCGCGCCGCACAATGGGAAAGCGCGAAAAGATGGCCAGCCCAAACTCGGCCCCGATGCGGTTGGTGAGGCTGATGCTCACGAACGCGTGCCGCCCGCTGCCGCGCCCCAGCCGCTCGGCGCTGCGGAACACCGGGCCGTTTTCGCGCGAGCCACGCGGCTCGTTGTAGAACTCCTGGAGGCAGAGCACATCGGCCGGACTCTCGGCCAGCCAGGCGATAAAGGCTTTGGAAGACGCGAAGTTCGGATTACGCAGCTCGGCGTACACGTTGAAAATGCGCACGTTGGCCGAGAGCAGCCGCAGGGCCCCGGGCGCGGCCTCGGGCAGAAAGGTGGAAGCAAGGCCCGGGCCGGGGCCACTGCTTTGGGCGGCGCCCCCGGCCGGCCAGTGCAGCGCCAGGCCCCGCTGCACGTGCGGCCAGCACAGGGCCAGCGCCACGGCCGGCAGCAGGGCCCCGCGCCAGTCGCGCCGCAGCCAGTACAGGGCCAGCGCGGCCGTCAGCAGCAGGGCCCCGGGCGTCGTGAGGGCCCCGAAAACCGCCGGCCACCAGGTGCCCGCCGGCACCCGCTCGCAGGCAATGGCGAGCACGAGCCAAGCCAGCGCTAAAAGTGTAATTTTGAAAGCGAACGAACGACGCACAACGAATTCTTTAACGAGCGGCAAAGGTACCTTGGCGGGCCGGCGCCGCGCTGCCTGCCCCGCCCTTCCTTGCTATGAAACAACGCTACTTAGTGTACTGCGGAACCCTGCTGCTGGGGGCCGCTGCTTTGGCGCCTGCGCCGCTGGCCGCCGCGCCGCGCCCGGCCGTGGCCCCCAG
This genomic stretch from Hymenobacter sp. PAMC 26628 harbors:
- a CDS encoding endonuclease/exonuclease/phosphatase family protein; the encoded protein is MRRSFAFKITLLALAWLVLAIACERVPAGTWWPAVFGALTTPGALLLTAALALYWLRRDWRGALLPAVALALCWPHVQRGLALHWPAGGAAQSSGPGPGLASTFLPEAAPGALRLLSANVRIFNVYAELRNPNFASSKAFIAWLAESPADVLCLQEFYNEPRGSRENGPVFRSAERLGRGSGRHAFVSISLTNRIGAEFGLAIFSRFPIVRRGTIPFGKISQNHAMWADLARPAGSAGPGQPRADTIRVFNLHLQSMSLAEGDIVDASTTKAGLRDKAPNLLRRFRNGAVARAWQTDTVLARVRRSPYPVLLAGDFNDLPYSYPYDQFAGALTNAWAAVGLGLGATYHGRLPGLRIDQQFASPQWQVLGCRVHDEILWSDHFPVEALYLLGPR
- the cysS gene encoding cysteine--tRNA ligase, which encodes MSLTLYNTLTRAKAPFVPIQPPVVGVYLCGPTVYSEAHLGNARGPVVFDVLTRYLRYLGHTVRYVRNITDVGHLESDADTGEDKLAKAARAQRLEPMQVAQHFANRYRAHMAQLGCLPPDIEPQASGHITEQIGLVEEIIANGLAYEVNGSVYFDVPKYDAQHDKAGRYGKLANRSIEDQLAGTRDTLAGQDEKRSPLDFALWKNAAPEHIMRWPSPWGEGFPGWHLECSAMSRKYLGAEFDIHGGGLDLMFPHHECEIAQSQGSHSHTDEARVWMHNNMITVGGAKMSKSTGNFITLTNLFAGPTGGLSQAYSPMVVRFFLLQAHYRSPVDVSDDALQAARKGYRKLMNGLRLLDKLVVSSSLSAVSGQDGQAGAQKNGPTTDNEQPTTKDNAELTKLTADLWVGLDDDLNTARSIAALFNLLRKFNALATTPAARAGVSDAALAAAATAYRALVTDVLGLRDEPRANAEELLALTLGFYSEAKADKAYDKVDVIRAALKDQGIVIKDTKAGVEWAYSED
- a CDS encoding M28 family peptidase; its protein translation is MRFLRLPLAALAGLLLLTACPSKTPDAGTDAAAPEAPLPKAPAFNADSAYAFTAKQVAFGPRVPNSKAHIACGDWLVAKLKGYKLKVLQQPFDAMTFDGTNIHGRNIIAQFQPQAARRVAIFGHWDTRPFADADKVHKNAPMDGASDGASAVAVALEMARVLSQQPDSLAPAVGVDFIFFDAEDWGYETTTQADLKDQLEESATTSSWCLGSQYWAAHLLPAGYKAEYGVLLDMVGAKGGVFTREGTSRENALGPLNKIWNTAARLGYSDYFRYQDTGGITDDHVFANKAGVPTIDIYHYNNSVDIFPAYHHATGDNMSIIDRKTLKAVGQTMLQTLYVD
- a CDS encoding S66 peptidase family protein, encoding MPIVFPPPLQAGQRVAIVAPARKVPPADLAEALETLAGWGLEVTLGASIGAESHQFAGDDDARRRDFQQQLDDPSIRAIFCARGGYGTARIVDGLDLERFAQHPKWVAGFSDVTVLNCHLLRRGFASLHSPVPVLFNQPGGEEALESLRRALFGEADAGLGAPVHPLNRPGTATGALVGGNLSLLHTLTGTGSQASFASRILFIEDLDEYLYHIDRMLLHLHRSGQLAGLAGLVVGHFSQMHDNAIPFGHSALEIINNYAQLYNFPVGYGFAVGHEADNRALVVGRAATLTVDAAGARLTYLNAL